The Allocoprobacillus halotolerans nucleotide sequence CATGAAAATGAAAACGGATCACATAATTAAGGATTTCTTCAAGGACACCACTCGTTTTTCTGACTTGATGAACGCTATTCTATATGATGGTCAGGATGTCATTTAGCCTGTAGAACTTCAATTAATGGATTCAAATGAAATCTTTGTCGGTGAAGTTCTTTCCAAAGAAAGACGACGTGATGTCATCAAGTTGTGGAAAGAAAAAACACACAGGCTATTCTTGCATTGGAAGCACAGGGTCAAATTGATTTTACAATGGTGTCAAGAACACTTCTCTATGATGCATTGACCTACAACATGCAGGATAAGGAATCAAAGAACTACAAGATATTGCCCGTTGTTAGTTTAGTATTATTTCATGGTGAAGGGAAATGGACAGCTGCCTCATCATTGATGGAAAGAATGGATATTCCTGAAAATTTGAAGGGAATACCAAATGATTGGAAGATGAAGATTGTTGACATCAAGGATTTGGATTATCACCTACTTGGAAATGAAGATAATCGTAATGTTGTCAAAGCGGTAAGGAAGATATGGAAAGATCAGTCTGACAATCTTAAAGGATTTTTTGTCACAAAAGCAGTGGCAAGAGTCATTGCCGTATTAACAGGAAAAGAAGAAATCTTAGACCAAATAAAAGGAGATGAAGGAACTGTGGCAATGTGGTCATTTTGGCAAGATATTGAAGATTTAGGTTTTCAGAAAGGAAAAATGGAAACATTAAAAATGATGCT carries:
- a CDS encoding Rpn family recombination-promoting nuclease/putative transposase; translated protein: MERKNTQAILALEAQGQIDFTMVSRTLLYDALTYNMQDKESKNYKILPVVSLVLFHGEGKWTAASSLMERMDIPENLKGIPNDWKMKIVDIKDLDYHLLGNEDNRNVVKAVRKIWKDQSDNLKGFFVTKAVARVIAVLTGKEEILDQIKGDEGTVAMWSFWQDIEDLGFQKGKMETLKMMLTNLFGKLTPELTLKIELSNKEKLNNLTLHISDIHSEADVYKILE